Proteins found in one Macrobrachium nipponense isolate FS-2020 chromosome 35, ASM1510439v2, whole genome shotgun sequence genomic segment:
- the LOC135208600 gene encoding carbonyl reductase [NADPH] 1-like isoform X1, translating to MAGKRIAVVTGANKGIGFGIMKELCSKFDGIVYLTSRDETRGLAAVKNLSELGLQAQYHQLDIDNIGSIKKFAEYIKTKYGGFDVLVNNAAIAYKNAATEPFGEQAENTIRVNVIGTLNACRELFPLLRPGARVVTVSSSCGHLLRINGSEPAASALREKFASPTLTEDEIVSLVNQFVEAAKAGDWNAKGWPNSTYVVSKVAVSALTRVQQRAFDADPRKDIVVNSCHPGYVDTDMTSHKGPLTIEQGAVSPSYLALLPPDTDLRGAYVWCDKQVVDWVNGPTPSVV from the exons ATGGCTGGTAAACGTATTGCTGTT GTTACTGGTGCCAATAAAGGAATTGGTTTTGGCATCATGAAGGAATTGTGTTCAAAATTTGATGGCATTGTCTACCTGACCTCCAGGGATGAAACTCGAGGATTAGCTGCCGTCAAGAATTTGAGTGAG ttgggACTTCAAGCTCAATACCATCAGCTGGACATTGATAATATTGGAAGTatcaagaaatttgcagaatatATCAAGACAAAATATGGAGGTTTTGATGTTCTTGTTAATAATGCTGCTATTGCATATAAG AATGCTGCAACTGAACCATTTGGGGAGCAAGCTGAAAACACCATACGTGTTAATGTCATTGGAACATTGAATGCCTGCCGGGAATTATTTCCACTTCTTCGTCCTGGAGCTAGAGTTGTCACTGTTTCAAGTTCCTGCGGGCATTTGCTGAGGATTAATGGTAGTGAACCTGCAGCATCAGCCTTAAGGGAGAAATTTGCATCCCCAACACTTACAGAAGACGAGATTGTTTCTCTAGTGAATCAGTTTGTTGA agcTGCAAAGGCTGGAGATTGGAATGCTAAAGGATGGCCTAATAGCACCTATGTTGTGAGTAAAGTAGCTGTGTCAGCACTTACACGAGTACAGCAAAGGGCTTTTGATGCAGACCCCCGGAAGGATATTGTAGTTAATAGCTGTCATCCAGGATATGTTGATACTGATATGACATCTCACAAG GGTCCACTGACAATTGAGCAAGGTGCAGTTAGTCCTTCTTACCTAGCCTTGTTGCCTCCTGACACTGATCTTCGTGGTGCTTACGTATGGTGTGACAAGCAAGTAGTAGACTGGGTAAATGGCCCAACACCTTCTGTTGTCTGA
- the LOC135208600 gene encoding carbonyl reductase [NADPH] 1-like isoform X2, with amino-acid sequence MKELCSKFDGIVYLTSRDETRGLAAVKNLSELGLQAQYHQLDIDNIGSIKKFAEYIKTKYGGFDVLVNNAAIAYKNAATEPFGEQAENTIRVNVIGTLNACRELFPLLRPGARVVTVSSSCGHLLRINGSEPAASALREKFASPTLTEDEIVSLVNQFVEAAKAGDWNAKGWPNSTYVVSKVAVSALTRVQQRAFDADPRKDIVVNSCHPGYVDTDMTSHKGPLTIEQGAVSPSYLALLPPDTDLRGAYVWCDKQVVDWVNGPTPSVV; translated from the exons ATGAAGGAATTGTGTTCAAAATTTGATGGCATTGTCTACCTGACCTCCAGGGATGAAACTCGAGGATTAGCTGCCGTCAAGAATTTGAGTGAG ttgggACTTCAAGCTCAATACCATCAGCTGGACATTGATAATATTGGAAGTatcaagaaatttgcagaatatATCAAGACAAAATATGGAGGTTTTGATGTTCTTGTTAATAATGCTGCTATTGCATATAAG AATGCTGCAACTGAACCATTTGGGGAGCAAGCTGAAAACACCATACGTGTTAATGTCATTGGAACATTGAATGCCTGCCGGGAATTATTTCCACTTCTTCGTCCTGGAGCTAGAGTTGTCACTGTTTCAAGTTCCTGCGGGCATTTGCTGAGGATTAATGGTAGTGAACCTGCAGCATCAGCCTTAAGGGAGAAATTTGCATCCCCAACACTTACAGAAGACGAGATTGTTTCTCTAGTGAATCAGTTTGTTGA agcTGCAAAGGCTGGAGATTGGAATGCTAAAGGATGGCCTAATAGCACCTATGTTGTGAGTAAAGTAGCTGTGTCAGCACTTACACGAGTACAGCAAAGGGCTTTTGATGCAGACCCCCGGAAGGATATTGTAGTTAATAGCTGTCATCCAGGATATGTTGATACTGATATGACATCTCACAAG GGTCCACTGACAATTGAGCAAGGTGCAGTTAGTCCTTCTTACCTAGCCTTGTTGCCTCCTGACACTGATCTTCGTGGTGCTTACGTATGGTGTGACAAGCAAGTAGTAGACTGGGTAAATGGCCCAACACCTTCTGTTGTCTGA